From Granulicella sp. WH15, the proteins below share one genomic window:
- a CDS encoding CDP-alcohol phosphatidyltransferase family protein, with protein sequence MSAGQEAVGGSLTWTSAFGRACGWLLQKIVNGLAISKISPNALTFIGLVINIAAALFFGFARGDHAVRYFFYAGLVIIGAGLFDMVDGRVARQTNQVSIFGAFFDSVMDRYSDVAIFFGLLVFYARGNRLFYVGLVAFVMTASLMVSYTRARAEALIGSCKVGFMERPERIVCVILGALFNRWGVMAPALWVLALFSTITVIHRIRYTYNETERMKLLAR encoded by the coding sequence ATGAGTGCAGGACAAGAGGCGGTGGGCGGATCGCTCACCTGGACGAGCGCCTTCGGGCGCGCCTGCGGCTGGCTGCTGCAGAAGATCGTCAACGGACTGGCGATCTCGAAGATCTCCCCCAATGCGCTGACGTTCATCGGGCTGGTCATCAACATCGCCGCCGCGCTCTTCTTTGGCTTCGCCCGCGGCGACCATGCTGTGCGCTACTTCTTTTATGCCGGGCTGGTCATCATCGGCGCGGGCCTCTTCGACATGGTCGATGGCCGGGTCGCCCGCCAGACCAACCAGGTCTCCATCTTCGGCGCGTTCTTCGACTCGGTGATGGACCGCTACTCCGACGTCGCCATCTTCTTCGGGCTGCTGGTCTTTTATGCGCGCGGCAACCGCCTCTTCTACGTCGGTCTGGTGGCCTTCGTCATGACGGCCAGCCTGATGGTCAGCTACACCCGCGCCCGCGCCGAGGCGCTGATCGGATCGTGCAAGGTCGGCTTCATGGAGCGGCCGGAGCGGATCGTCTGCGTCATTCTGGGCGCGCTCTTCAACCGCTGGGGCGTGATGGCTCCCGCGCTTTGGGTGCTGGCGCTTTTCTCCACCATCACGGTCATTCACCGGATTCGCTACACCTATAACGAGACCGAGCGGATGAAGCTGCTGGCTCGTTAA
- the greA gene encoding transcription elongation factor GreA yields MPEHIKARLAEEIKALEHELTTELPAEIKKAVALGDLSENAEYHMAKQRQVFVNARLGQLKKRMGELAMVNLANIPADRVGFGSTITVFDSSKDEEIIYKLVTSEESDVTKGLISTTSPIGRALLGKFVGDTAVVVTPNGKRELEILKLATIHDVVPEDKTLPEVTKE; encoded by the coding sequence ATGCCCGAACACATCAAAGCCCGGCTCGCGGAAGAGATCAAAGCACTCGAGCACGAGCTGACCACCGAGCTGCCCGCCGAGATCAAGAAAGCCGTTGCCCTGGGCGACCTGAGCGAGAATGCCGAGTACCACATGGCCAAGCAGCGGCAGGTCTTCGTCAACGCGCGCCTGGGACAGTTGAAGAAGCGCATGGGCGAGTTGGCCATGGTCAACCTGGCCAACATTCCGGCGGACCGCGTCGGCTTCGGATCGACCATCACGGTCTTCGATTCGAGCAAGGACGAAGAGATTATTTATAAGCTTGTGACCAGCGAGGAGTCTGATGTCACCAAGGGGCTTATCTCGACCACCTCGCCCATCGGCCGCGCGCTGCTGGGCAAGTTCGTCGGCGATACCGCCGTGGTGGTTACGCCGAACGGCAAGCGTGAGCTGGAGATTCTGAAGCTGGCCACGATTCACGATGTGGTGCCGGAAGACAAGACTCTGCCTGAAGTAACAAAGGAGTAA
- the ruvX gene encoding Holliday junction resolvase RuvX has product MSRILALDVGDRRIGLALSDELGYTAQPLFTLHRAGLRKDLKELARTLRRHGVTEIVVGNPLYMSGDLSPQAEKAQAFAEAVRAEFGLPVHLWDERLTTTQAHRHLDDAGHSRAPNAQGVGRKNIIDQVAAVLILQAFLEARENAVKRG; this is encoded by the coding sequence GTGAGCAGGATTTTAGCGCTCGATGTCGGCGATCGCCGGATCGGGCTGGCGCTCTCGGACGAGCTGGGCTACACCGCGCAGCCGTTATTTACGCTGCACAGAGCCGGTCTGCGCAAAGACCTGAAAGAGCTGGCCCGCACCTTGCGGCGGCATGGGGTCACCGAGATCGTGGTCGGCAATCCGCTGTACATGTCCGGCGACCTGAGCCCGCAGGCCGAGAAGGCGCAGGCCTTCGCCGAGGCCGTTCGCGCCGAGTTCGGCCTGCCCGTGCACCTGTGGGACGAGCGCCTGACCACCACCCAGGCGCACCGCCATCTGGACGACGCCGGGCACTCGCGCGCGCCGAACGCGCAGGGAGTGGGCCGCAAGAACATCATCGACCAGGTAGCCGCGGTGCTGATTTTGCAGGCGTTTCTGGAGGCCCGGGAGAACGCGGTTAAACGCGGCTAA
- a CDS encoding VOC family protein, translating to MSENKIAYFELPSTNVSALKEFYGQLFGWTFQDYGDDYAAVENGGLEGGFNGDPASKSKAPMVIVETADIRTTLKRVQEAGSTITMQIFAYPGGQRFHFLDPSGNELAIFQPGT from the coding sequence ATGTCAGAAAACAAGATCGCATACTTTGAACTGCCTTCTACCAACGTATCCGCATTGAAGGAGTTCTATGGACAGCTCTTTGGCTGGACTTTTCAAGACTATGGCGATGATTATGCGGCCGTAGAAAACGGCGGTCTGGAAGGTGGCTTCAACGGTGATCCGGCTAGTAAGTCTAAAGCGCCTATGGTCATCGTCGAGACCGCGGATATTAGAACAACGCTCAAGCGAGTACAAGAAGCAGGCAGCACCATTACTATGCAAATCTTCGCGTACCCAGGAGGCCAGCGCTTCCACTTCCTCGACCCGAGCGGAAACGAGTTGGCTATATTCCAACCTGGTACGTAA
- the mltG gene encoding endolytic transglycosylase MltG, protein MGFIKSLFVLVLLAAAAIGFFVFVPYGPTHETFVDIPTGTGTQGIAARLEHSGIIRSRYAFDALRIRRGGVLHAGEYRFDHPAPLTEVYDRIDRGDVYTRAVTIPEGYNLYDLSEAVAAAGLGSAADFLAATHRDTQLIADWSPQAASLEGYLFPDTYRFSRHATADQMVAVMVHRFRQQADSLAIPAEQRNASLITLASLVEKEVRVDSERPLVAGVFQNRIARNMPLATDPTVIYAALLDGRWQGPGPKTTIFRSDLDAASPYNTYKHTGLPPGPICNPGLAALKAALHPARTDYLYFVADAAGHSRFSATLEQHNANVQAYRKAQNQGVRTPF, encoded by the coding sequence TTGGGATTCATCAAGTCGCTCTTTGTTCTCGTCCTGCTGGCCGCGGCAGCCATCGGCTTCTTCGTCTTCGTCCCCTACGGCCCCACACACGAGACCTTCGTCGACATCCCCACCGGCACCGGCACCCAGGGCATCGCCGCCCGGCTCGAACACTCCGGCATCATCCGCAGCCGCTACGCCTTCGACGCGCTCCGCATCCGGCGCGGCGGTGTCCTGCACGCGGGGGAGTACCGCTTCGACCACCCCGCCCCCCTCACCGAGGTCTACGACCGCATCGACCGCGGCGACGTCTACACCCGCGCCGTCACCATCCCCGAGGGCTACAACCTCTACGACCTCTCGGAGGCCGTAGCCGCCGCCGGTCTCGGCTCGGCGGCAGATTTCCTCGCCGCCACCCACCGCGACACCCAGCTCATCGCCGACTGGAGCCCCCAGGCCGCCTCGCTCGAGGGCTACCTCTTCCCCGACACCTACCGCTTCTCCCGCCACGCCACCGCCGACCAGATGGTCGCCGTCATGGTCCACCGCTTCCGCCAGCAGGCCGATTCGCTCGCCATCCCCGCCGAGCAGCGCAATGCTTCCCTCATCACGCTCGCCAGCCTGGTCGAAAAGGAGGTCCGCGTCGACTCCGAGCGACCCCTTGTTGCTGGAGTCTTCCAGAACCGCATCGCCCGCAACATGCCCCTGGCCACCGATCCGACTGTTATCTATGCGGCCCTGCTCGACGGCCGCTGGCAGGGTCCGGGGCCAAAGACCACCATCTTCCGCAGCGATCTGGACGCGGCCTCGCCCTACAACACCTACAAGCACACCGGCCTGCCCCCCGGCCCCATCTGCAACCCCGGCCTGGCCGCCCTGAAGGCCGCGCTGCACCCCGCCCGCACCGATTACCTCTACTTTGTGGCCGACGCCGCCGGTCACAGCCGATTTTCGGCCACGCTGGAGCAGCATAACGCCAACGTCCAGGCCTACCGAAAAGCCCAAAATCAGGGCGTTCGCACGCCTTTTTAA
- a CDS encoding DUF4292 domain-containing protein: MGALALLCLLPLLVSTTGCFSVKIKPVEKTVVLDKALTIPLEQLLRKIKADYDGVQTLNATIDITATTGGAHQGEVKEIPSFAGYIFLRKPSDLRVLLLVPIVRSRALDMVSDGKDFKLLIPPKNRAVVGPDAVTTPSTKGFENLRPNIIRDALQIPPVAADEYVALSESSRILPSPTKKHESIEEPDYDLTVLGLKSDHVLERRRVIHIDRIKLRPYQQDIYDPSGRVVTVVNYSQYQVTNGTDFPMMIDIRRPIDEYTLRIAVTKLVLNEKLDDEQFVLKIPDGMPVQKM; this comes from the coding sequence ATGGGAGCCTTGGCCCTGCTCTGCCTGCTGCCCCTGCTCGTCTCCACGACGGGCTGCTTCTCCGTCAAGATCAAGCCGGTGGAGAAGACCGTCGTGCTCGACAAGGCGCTCACCATCCCGCTGGAGCAGTTGCTACGCAAGATCAAGGCCGACTACGACGGCGTCCAGACCTTGAACGCGACTATCGACATCACCGCCACCACCGGCGGCGCGCACCAGGGCGAGGTCAAGGAGATTCCCAGCTTCGCCGGATACATCTTTCTGCGCAAGCCCTCGGACCTGCGCGTGCTGCTACTGGTGCCCATCGTCCGCTCGCGCGCGCTCGACATGGTCTCGGACGGCAAGGACTTCAAGCTCCTGATCCCGCCCAAGAACCGCGCCGTCGTCGGCCCGGACGCGGTGACCACCCCGTCCACCAAGGGCTTCGAGAACCTGCGCCCGAACATCATCCGCGACGCCCTTCAGATCCCCCCGGTCGCCGCCGACGAGTACGTCGCACTCAGCGAGTCCTCCCGCATCCTACCCTCGCCGACCAAGAAGCACGAGTCCATCGAGGAGCCGGACTACGACCTGACGGTGCTCGGCCTCAAGTCCGACCACGTGCTCGAGCGGCGGCGCGTCATCCACATCGACCGCATCAAGCTGAGACCCTACCAGCAGGACATCTACGACCCCTCCGGGCGTGTGGTCACGGTGGTCAACTACAGCCAGTACCAGGTAACGAACGGCACCGACTTCCCCATGATGATCGACATCCGCCGCCCCATCGACGAGTACACGCTGCGCATCGCCGTCACCAAGCTGGTGCTGAACGAGAAGCTCGACGACGAGCAGTTCGTGCTCAAAATCCCTGACGGGATGCCTGTACAAAAGATGTAA
- a CDS encoding helix-turn-helix domain-containing protein, giving the protein MLTPREAARLLGISYPTIKQWILTGKLKSVQTPGGHHRIAEADLKPFLARDAAKPAAESRERYRRISGRNQIVGKVVSIRVEGLLAEVVIATTDAHITAIITASAVRELRLKKGDTAAALIKSTDVMVERLDDPA; this is encoded by the coding sequence ATGTTGACCCCACGCGAAGCCGCCCGCCTGCTCGGTATCAGCTACCCGACCATCAAACAGTGGATCCTGACGGGCAAACTCAAGTCGGTACAGACGCCGGGCGGCCACCACCGCATCGCCGAGGCCGACCTGAAGCCCTTCCTCGCACGCGACGCGGCCAAACCGGCGGCGGAGTCCCGCGAGCGCTACCGCCGCATCAGCGGCCGCAACCAGATCGTCGGCAAGGTCGTCAGCATCCGGGTGGAGGGTCTGCTGGCCGAGGTCGTCATCGCCACCACGGACGCCCACATCACGGCCATCATCACCGCCAGCGCCGTCCGCGAGCTGCGCCTGAAAAAAGGCGACACGGCCGCCGCTCTTATCAAATCAACCGACGTGATGGTCGAGCGTCTCGACGACCCAGCCTAA
- a CDS encoding Gfo/Idh/MocA family oxidoreductase, whose translation MARTRVAVIGAGAFGRNHLRVYRELELAGTPVELAAVVDPSAEVREAASAQYGVPGFETVEELLASGLGLDAASVCVPTVFHAAAAAPLLAAGLDLLVEKPLAATVEQADELIALAAKHGRVLQTGHLERFNPAVTSARAHLHRPMFFEAHRLSIFTARSLDVDVVLDLMIHDLDIVLSLVDSPVREVRAVGLPVLSRTVDIANVRLEFENGCVANFTASRVSTERVRKLRFFQPHQYLSLDFARQDLLLIDVTAMAGLDQAAVAALIEKHSKPEAPGEPKHPTAGLNMSKITVPPGEPLRLEMESFLESVRMRRTPVVDGVAGRRALALALEINAAIAEHTKRTGL comes from the coding sequence GTGGCGCGTACCCGTGTAGCCGTAATTGGAGCCGGTGCGTTCGGACGCAACCATCTGCGGGTCTACCGCGAACTGGAGCTGGCCGGTACGCCGGTGGAGCTGGCCGCCGTCGTCGACCCCAGCGCGGAGGTGCGCGAGGCCGCGTCGGCGCAGTACGGCGTGCCGGGCTTTGAGACCGTGGAGGAGCTGCTGGCCTCTGGGCTGGGCCTAGACGCGGCGAGCGTCTGCGTGCCCACGGTCTTCCACGCCGCTGCCGCCGCGCCGCTACTGGCCGCCGGGCTGGACCTGCTGGTCGAAAAGCCGCTGGCCGCTACAGTCGAGCAGGCCGATGAGCTGATCGCGCTGGCCGCGAAGCATGGCCGCGTCCTCCAGACCGGGCATCTCGAACGCTTCAACCCGGCGGTGACCTCGGCGCGCGCGCACCTGCACCGGCCCATGTTCTTCGAGGCGCACCGCCTGAGCATCTTTACGGCGCGGTCGCTGGACGTGGACGTTGTGCTGGATCTGATGATCCACGATCTCGATATCGTGCTCTCGCTGGTGGATTCGCCGGTGCGCGAGGTGCGGGCGGTGGGGCTGCCGGTGCTCTCGCGGACGGTCGATATCGCCAACGTCCGGCTGGAGTTCGAGAACGGCTGCGTGGCCAACTTTACGGCCAGCCGGGTCTCGACCGAGCGGGTAAGGAAGCTGCGGTTCTTCCAGCCGCACCAGTATCTTTCGCTGGATTTTGCGCGGCAGGATCTGCTGCTGATCGACGTGACGGCGATGGCTGGGCTGGATCAGGCGGCAGTGGCAGCGTTGATCGAGAAGCACTCGAAGCCCGAGGCTCCGGGCGAGCCGAAGCATCCGACCGCGGGGCTGAACATGAGCAAGATTACAGTGCCTCCGGGGGAGCCGTTACGGCTGGAGATGGAGTCGTTTCTGGAGTCGGTGCGGATGCGGCGGACGCCGGTGGTGGATGGGGTGGCGGGGCGCAGGGCATTGGCGCTGGCGCTTGAGATCAATGCGGCGATTGCGGAGCACACCAAGAGAACAGGGCTATAA
- the alr gene encoding alanine racemase: MNNWIEISEQRLADNYRALVAVAGVDVLAVIKANAYGHGAARCAPMLARAGAGWLGVTSAREGAAVRQALVGTDVKILVMSGFLPEDVALLVEHRLTPVVWTSDQLGWLGEASLPVHVEIDTGMSRQGVEPGPSLAALLDGIAAQPGLRVDGVFTHYSSSEVAESPVTLRQQHRFEEAIAQLAARGLQPDWVHAGNTSTVDNPVGAADWLMALAASVGARAMVRTGLGLYGYCLEIEPSGEPHVEPSLKPVMTWKTRVLSARELAPGESVGYNGIWTANEPVRVALLPVGYADGWRRELSATNQKPGGWAMIAGQRAPILGRISMNLTVVDVTGIAEVKAGDEAVVLGDGVTAEDHARLAGTISYEILCGVHPCG, translated from the coding sequence TTGAACAACTGGATCGAGATTTCAGAGCAGCGGCTGGCGGATAACTATCGGGCACTCGTGGCCGTCGCCGGGGTGGACGTGCTGGCGGTGATTAAGGCCAACGCCTATGGGCATGGAGCGGCGCGGTGCGCGCCGATGCTGGCGAGGGCCGGGGCCGGGTGGCTGGGCGTGACGAGCGCGCGTGAGGGCGCGGCGGTGCGGCAGGCGCTCGTCGGGACCGATGTAAAAATTTTAGTGATGAGCGGGTTTCTGCCCGAGGATGTGGCTCTGCTGGTGGAGCATCGGCTGACACCGGTGGTCTGGACCTCCGATCAGCTCGGCTGGCTGGGCGAGGCGAGCCTGCCGGTGCATGTGGAGATTGACACCGGGATGTCGCGGCAGGGCGTGGAGCCGGGGCCGAGTCTGGCGGCGCTGCTGGACGGGATCGCGGCACAGCCCGGGCTGCGGGTGGATGGCGTCTTCACGCACTACAGCTCGTCCGAGGTGGCCGAGTCGCCCGTGACGCTGCGGCAGCAACATAGATTTGAAGAAGCGATCGCTCAGTTGGCGGCGCGGGGGCTGCAGCCCGACTGGGTTCACGCGGGCAATACTTCCACGGTCGATAATCCGGTCGGTGCGGCGGACTGGCTGATGGCGCTGGCGGCCTCAGTTGGGGCCAGGGCGATGGTTCGGACCGGGTTGGGGCTGTACGGGTACTGCCTGGAGATCGAACCGTCTGGCGAGCCTCATGTGGAGCCGTCACTGAAGCCGGTGATGACGTGGAAGACCCGCGTGCTGAGCGCGCGCGAGCTGGCTCCGGGCGAGTCCGTCGGCTACAACGGCATCTGGACCGCGAATGAGCCGGTGCGGGTAGCCTTGTTGCCGGTTGGCTATGCGGACGGCTGGCGGCGGGAGCTGTCCGCCACCAATCAGAAGCCCGGTGGCTGGGCGATGATCGCCGGGCAGAGAGCGCCGATCCTGGGACGCATCTCGATGAACCTGACCGTGGTGGATGTGACCGGGATCGCCGAGGTAAAGGCGGGCGACGAGGCCGTGGTGCTGGGCGATGGCGTCACGGCGGAGGACCATGCGCGGCTGGCAGGGACGATCTCGTACGAGATTTTGTGCGGCGTGCATCCCTGCGGGTAA
- a CDS encoding YafY family protein, producing MRRADRLFRIVQFLRRSRLLTARRLAEKLQVSERTIYRDVRDLQLSGMPIEGEAGVGYTLRQDTDLPPLMFTRKELTALVLGARLVKAWGGLENVAAADAALQRIEAVLPPELQAELDGILLFAPGYQSQAVRERLDLLHHASIDRHAIRFRYTRLNGEASEREARPLALAFWSGVWTLAAWCELRHDFRAFRVDRMAELTVAAESFTPRRGQEMKDFLRKTAPEGPAYGLEHRFRPLEDIRLDEIRPEPDEAVKRR from the coding sequence ATGCGCCGCGCCGACCGACTCTTCCGCATCGTCCAGTTTCTGCGCCGCAGCCGACTGCTGACGGCGCGGCGGCTGGCCGAGAAGCTCCAGGTCTCCGAGCGGACGATCTACCGCGATGTGCGCGACCTGCAACTCTCGGGGATGCCCATTGAGGGCGAGGCCGGGGTGGGGTACACGCTGCGTCAGGATACCGACCTGCCTCCGCTGATGTTCACGCGCAAGGAGCTGACGGCGCTGGTGCTGGGTGCGCGGCTGGTGAAGGCGTGGGGCGGCCTCGAGAACGTCGCCGCAGCCGATGCGGCGCTGCAACGGATCGAGGCGGTGCTGCCTCCGGAGCTTCAGGCCGAGCTGGACGGGATTCTGCTCTTTGCGCCGGGCTACCAGTCCCAGGCGGTGCGCGAGCGGCTGGACCTGCTGCACCACGCGTCGATAGACCGTCACGCAATTCGCTTCAGGTATACCCGGCTGAACGGCGAAGCCAGCGAGCGCGAGGCCCGGCCGCTGGCGCTGGCGTTCTGGAGCGGCGTCTGGACGCTGGCGGCGTGGTGCGAGCTGCGCCACGACTTTCGGGCGTTCCGGGTCGACCGGATGGCTGAGCTGACCGTGGCGGCGGAGAGCTTTACCCCGAGGCGAGGACAGGAGATGAAGGACTTTCTGCGCAAGACGGCCCCGGAGGGTCCGGCCTACGGCCTGGAGCATCGCTTCCGCCCATTGGAGGATATCCGTCTGGACGAGATCCGGCCCGAGCCGGACGAGGCCGTCAAGCGGCGATAG
- a CDS encoding VOC family protein, which translates to MTATAIAAPAPQANAITWFEIPVLDLNRATAFYEAVLATKLTRAVYGEPMSIFPVQPNGLTGTLVSRPELRPGVRGPMLYLDCTGRLDEAVALVEAAGGILVEPITVIEGGFGRFATIRDTEGNRISLHSR; encoded by the coding sequence ATGACTGCCACAGCAATCGCTGCCCCCGCACCACAGGCCAACGCCATCACCTGGTTCGAGATTCCGGTGCTGGACCTGAACCGCGCCACCGCATTCTACGAGGCCGTACTGGCCACCAAGCTGACGCGCGCCGTCTACGGCGAGCCGATGTCGATCTTCCCCGTGCAGCCGAACGGCCTGACCGGCACCCTGGTCTCGCGGCCCGAGCTGCGCCCCGGCGTGCGCGGCCCCATGCTCTACCTGGACTGCACCGGCAGGCTCGACGAGGCCGTGGCGCTGGTGGAGGCCGCAGGCGGAATCCTCGTCGAGCCGATCACCGTCATCGAGGGCGGCTTCGGGCGCTTTGCCACGATCCGCGACACCGAGGGCAACCGCATCAGCCTGCACAGCCGTTAG
- the dnaB gene encoding replicative DNA helicase: MASYPQIVSSNNEDQRPASLHAEQTILGAMLVEPLAIVDATMLLKTDDFSLDSHRKIYDAMLHLAEVGYAVDIVTVSEHLRKKKELDSIGGQAYLASLSEGLPRKLSIESYVRIVRDKSLMRQLMQVCDMGMMEASDQSLEAIDVLNQVETRLMEISEHAVTGGFSDIADIVKNSFGTIDKLYEQGREITGLATHYIEFDRMTSGLQESELIIIAARPSMGKTAWAINIAQNAAVKDGKVVAVFSLEMSKESLLRRMLASEAMVNSRKIQTGFLPREDKGKLLAALERLMESKMFVDDTPGITLAEMRAKARRLKQTEGRLDLIVIDYLQLMTGSVGSGQKKFENRTQEVSSVSRGLKALAKEMKVPVVALSQLSRGSEQRTGDKKPLLSDLRESGSIEQDADVVCFIHREEYYDRENEDLKGKAEIIVAKQRNGPTGSAHLAYMSDYTRFENLDTSHGGGGGEDF, encoded by the coding sequence ATGGCAAGCTACCCCCAGATCGTCTCGTCGAACAACGAGGACCAACGCCCCGCCTCGCTGCACGCCGAGCAGACCATCCTCGGAGCCATGCTGGTCGAGCCGCTCGCCATCGTCGACGCGACCATGCTCCTGAAGACCGACGACTTCTCCCTCGATTCGCACCGCAAGATCTACGACGCCATGCTGCATCTGGCCGAGGTCGGGTACGCGGTCGATATCGTCACCGTCTCCGAGCACCTGCGCAAGAAAAAAGAGCTGGACTCCATCGGCGGGCAGGCCTATCTGGCCTCGCTCAGCGAGGGCCTGCCGCGCAAGCTCTCCATCGAGAGCTACGTCCGCATCGTCCGCGACAAGAGCCTGATGCGGCAGCTCATGCAGGTCTGCGACATGGGCATGATGGAGGCGTCGGACCAGTCGCTCGAAGCCATCGACGTGCTCAACCAGGTGGAGACGCGGCTGATGGAGATCTCCGAGCACGCCGTTACGGGCGGGTTTTCCGATATCGCCGACATCGTCAAGAACTCCTTCGGGACGATCGACAAGCTCTACGAGCAGGGCCGTGAGATCACCGGGCTGGCCACGCACTACATCGAGTTCGACCGCATGACCAGCGGCCTCCAGGAGTCGGAGCTGATTATCATCGCGGCCCGGCCTTCGATGGGAAAGACCGCCTGGGCGATCAACATCGCGCAGAACGCGGCAGTGAAGGACGGCAAGGTAGTGGCGGTTTTCTCGCTCGAAATGAGCAAGGAGAGCCTGCTGCGACGTATGCTCGCCAGCGAGGCGATGGTGAACTCGCGCAAGATCCAGACGGGCTTTTTGCCGCGTGAAGACAAGGGCAAGCTGCTGGCGGCGCTGGAGCGGCTGATGGAGTCGAAGATGTTCGTCGACGACACGCCGGGCATCACGCTGGCCGAGATGCGGGCCAAGGCGCGACGGCTGAAGCAGACCGAGGGGCGGCTGGACCTGATCGTGATCGACTACCTTCAGCTCATGACCGGCTCGGTAGGCAGCGGCCAGAAGAAGTTCGAGAACCGCACGCAGGAGGTCTCTTCGGTCTCGCGCGGACTGAAGGCGCTGGCCAAGGAGATGAAGGTGCCGGTGGTGGCGCTGTCGCAGCTCTCTCGTGGCAGCGAGCAGAGGACCGGTGACAAGAAGCCGCTGCTGAGTGACCTGCGTGAGTCGGGTTCGATTGAGCAGGATGCCGACGTGGTGTGCTTTATCCATCGCGAGGAGTACTACGATCGCGAGAACGAGGACCTGAAGGGTAAGGCGGAGATCATCGTGGCCAAGCAGAGAAACGGCCCGACGGGATCGGCGCATCTGGCGTATATGTCGGATTACACGCGGTTTGAGAATCTGGACACCAGCCACGGCGGCGGTGGCGGCGAAGATTTTTAG